The genomic DNA ACAGACTTATGTAAACTAGAAGAAGACAGCAAGGATCAGTTAGAGTCCTCAGCCCCATTACAAGATGCGGGTGTTTCTTTGAGTGTTCCTCCAAATGAGTCTGCTGATTCTGAAGATGCACAGTGCAAGCCATATTTATCCAAAATAGATTGTAGCCGTGGCAATTCAGAGTCAATATTAAGGTTTGAGAAGTGCAGGATCAATGGTAATATTGATGAAAGTAAAGTTGTTGGAACACCCTTGCAGCTTGGAATTCCAACCTATGATTCTTTGTACTATGAACCACCAAGACTAGAGAGTTGTGTTCCATTAGATTCAGATCTCATAAGCAAGTGTTGGATGCAGTATGAATGTGACACAAGTCCTTTTATGTCACCTATTAGTTTCTTCACTCCACCTTGTGTGAAGGGTAGTAGTTTGTCTATGCAAAGTCCAGAATCAATCTTGAAAAATGCTGCCAGGACCTTTCCCAATACTCCTTCCATATTAAGAAAGAGAAAGACGGAGGCTCAAACACCTCTGCTCCCTACAAAAATTGGGAAAGCAGATCAGGAAGCAGTCAATGACAGTTTTCATGCATCTGATGAACAAGAAAGAACTGGGAATAGTTTAGAGAAGTCTGTGTCTCGAGATGGAAGTTCATGTGATAGTCCTGCTTGTCATGGTGATAACAGCATTGGTCTATGCAATGGTAAGGCTTTTAATGCATCTCCTCCATACCGATTAAGATCCAAACGAACTGCCGTTTTCAAGTCTGTGGAGAAACAACTTGAGTTTGCATTTGACCGAGAGAAGTGTGATGGGAATACCAAATCTACAGAGAAGGGGAATTCTCCTGTTGCTGAAGACTGCTTGCGTGCAACAAAGATGGGGGTTACCTAGGACATAAAGTGTAAGTGCATTCTTGAATTATAAATTTGCTAATGGTTATGCTCTAAATCTATTTggttcatttgtttgtttgtccttttttccaaaagtaccaagttttgagaatttattttactttttatttttactatgaTATTTCTTCATTCAGATTTGTTGCttgataattaaatttagaCCCTGCAAGGGATTTTCATCTTTGTATCAATTAAAGACCTTTTTGAACTTGATCACTACTCAGATACTTTTGCATAAAATGAATAATCCTTTGTATAGTATTATGTGTGCTATGTTGTGTTAACATTATATCCATGGTCATGTCTATAGTTGCAGCATTGTGAAGCATACAACACACACAACAAATAATCTCACTAGTCCAACAGATGCAAGATATGGACAAGGAGTACCAAGTAGAAGTTTAAATCattgaaaaatgaaacaaatttgttATTGTATCATTTATAGTTTTTAGTACTTAAGTTTAATTAGCTcattgaaggaaaaacagaaacGCTTTAGTTCATCTAAGTCCCTACCCTacactttcatttattttagggAAAATTACACCTCCTCCCAAAGGTTGGTGGATAAATGGTATCCTTCCGTAATATTAGATAAGGGACACAGCCTGCCATCGAGATTTGATGAAGATACAATGACCTCCCTTCTGTCCGATTTAAGGTTGCCAAAACTCTGATATCATGTCTCAAATActctgaaaatattttttaggtttacTGAAACAAATAATTAACAAGAAGACCAGATTAAGCCTCCAAAGAGTAGCTGAGAGTCTCTTTTGAATGGAGTATTTGATGTGTTTAGTAACTTTTTAGGGAgcaaacaaatattattattattattattattgttgttgttattctgataagtaaaattttttacaaAGAGCACAAAAACAACCCAAGTACACAAATTGTATACAAACACCAAGATgacaaaagtaaaagaaaatgaaaaagacacTTCACTACTTAAGTCCCATCAAAAACATCAATGAAATACATCAATAAATGATCATTCTCCTTATGGTGACAGTTTTTAGGAAGATAAAAATTGTTAAACAGCTTCCTTCCTGGGGACTGCTGCCCATCATGTCTAATTCGATTTCTCTCATAGAGGCTTGGAAGGCATCCTGTTGACAGCCCTTTACTATCCTCTTTCTTCGCTctttatttttcactatttcttatttttatgaatCCTCGTGGAAGAAGCTACATCCAGTAGAAGTAATTAGCTGACTTCCTCAACTCACTTGAAGTGGTGAAGTTGATCAACATAGATATAACCATTTTGGCTACATCTGAGGTAGAGTAGATATGAGTATTGAATCTCCAGCTTCACTAAATATAGCTGTTGTAATCTTTTTGGTTTGGGATATGCCAGGAGGTCAAACTTTGGAGAAAGCACATaggatttcattttttgttttttctttcttcatttaaaTCACATTTCAGTGTCTAATAGGTTCCTATTGGTCTTCTATGTTTATTATATTGATAGTGATTCTTTACAACAGTTCTAATATTCTTTACAATGGTTCTAATATGATATTTCATATCCTATTAAATTCAGTAGGGCTGGGCTTTACCATATCCTTTAGTTGCACCTACAACCTAAATATCTAATATAAAAGTGAAGATAGCAATGCATGCTAGGAAGTTCCTGAATCAATATATGGGACCTCCATATCTCCGACAAAGTGGTGCAGTAGATTGGCTTCAATTTGAACAGATATAGTTAGCTTGCGCAGGAAAGCGATTGACCTCTTTAGCTCCCTTGAAGTAGTGGTGAAGCAAATTTTATCCATCCATGGTTCAAAGTTGGTGTATCGATTGCCATCTTGGGAGGTCCCAAAATAGTCACCTATGTTAGATCTATATTATACCATATGTACAGacctatcaatatatatatcataccaTATGTACAATGCTTTAGTTAAAAGgctaaaaaaattctaaaataataaattagtcATATCCTATGTTAGATCTAATATCAGGTCCtatcttaataaattaattaaaatatctgCCACATTTGACgttatttaaataattgtaaAGCATATGTTGGAATTAGTATATGataatattaagaataaaaaatctactATTTTTAgtacaattatttttctacCAGAGAACACATAATGCAACGgtcaatttcaaattaaatgatgTGGAGGCTTGAAGTAATCGTTGTTAGTCCTATGATGAGTACTGTTCGATCAATACTTTGAACCTTGGATCTAGCATTGAGCATGTGAGGTTGAGGTTTTTGATGGCATTCCATGGCATGTGTTTTTCCCTCTTCTtagttttatttgttaaataacAGTtcctcttcttttatttttgttagtttggGACATGAATGcaaatatagttttatttgttaaataggAATCCTCATGATCAAGATTTGCGGGATGTGTCAACATGTCTTTTGAATCAACATGATTTCCAAGTCAAGTAGTTCTTGTCAGTATTTTGTTTCTAGTAACAGGGATGACCCTCATTCCCCAATTGCTTATCAGGCACAAGGGGCTAGCCCAAACCCCAGATACACAAAATCACTTAAACCATGCATATGGGATAATTCTTGGTGTTTGATGCCTGTTGGAGTTACTGTTTGCCCAGGCTCACCCCTTTACCATTGGGTCGGTCACCTTTGCAGGTTTCCTGTTGGCCTGTTGAAGTTTGACATGCATCCAAGATTTATTGTTAATTTTCTTGCTGTAATATTAATCCCGTCAGTTGTTTGCAATCTCATTTTTTCCATAGTTTAATTCGTTTTCTCAACTATTTTATTCATGAGAGTTAAAGGACATGTGCTATGTGCAACATGAGCAGTTTTCAATCTGTGTTGGGCATTATTGGTCCATATTTTGCTGTCCTACAATTAAACTACAGATGAAATGAAACTTCCTTGGTTTTTGCGCCAAATTATTGGGATCTCTTCAGAGTTGAGATGTTCGTTTTCTTGGTTTCTCACTTTGGCAATCATGTGGCGGATGTGTTAGCAAAGCTTAGGGCTaaacatttggtttcttttgtaAGAGGTTTTATATATCTATGAATTGTGTCTTGTGTTGCCctaattattttaatgtatgAAGATAGATTTACCTTCTTAAACTACCATACTATCATTCACCTTTTTTATCAAACTTTGTATAgagaattttatatttcttgCAAGGGTTTCTCATCTTACTTTGTAATTACTATTTCAGTGGAATGAAAtgattgttttatattaaagaaaaaaaataaagaactctGTTAGTGGGCCATACTGAGGCTTTATTTGTTAGAAAGCATAATGATAAGTGCAGCAATCATTCAAATAACCTGGGAACGGTAGTAATGGCAGGATGTTTGTGAGTTATTCATGTACTTTGGGTTTATATGGTTCAAGAAAAAGGTGAAGGGTGATTGAGATTTTATTTCTTAGCTTGCACAACATTGCAGGTTTAAAAAACTGTATCAAACCTCAAATAAAGGTAATAAAGGCGAAGAATGTTTCATTTTCATggcaatttttaaaataaattttttagtaaattGTTAATAAATTATGGTCTTTCATAGATATCTGTCTTGCCATTTAAGCATTGCTTCTATTTTCATTCCCTATTAAGGTTTTGCTATATATTGTGCATTAGATTTAAAAGTTTTCcatttgtgttttattttttctgacCTATACTTAGTTTAGCCATTAAGGATActgataaataatttgtttgaaaatttgatttctccctttttgtattAATTTAGGGAGGAAGATTGGGGATACTCTTGAAGCTAGCTAACAAAACTTCCTGGAATGGGGACCAAAAGTTTTCAGTGTTTCCAAAGCGGAAAGATATGACCAAATGCTCAAAATTGTCACTTCTTCTGTGCTGCCCATTGATCGTCTCGCAGATACATTTATACCCTACTTGTCATGAGGTACATGCAgattattttcttcatcatACATCATGAACAAAATTCATGGGCAGTAGGTTTCTTGTTGAATTTCTATATCTAGAATTAGGTATGGCAGTCCCAAATTACTTGTGAAAGAAGCTGCAATGGGTTTGTACAGGAACCCCTCTTAAGAGGAACAAAAGGACTTGAAATTTTCTACATCAAAAGTGTAGTTTCTGTTCTAATGTCTCATTTATCTCATTGTTTTCTCACCAAAAGCTATGAGCAGGGTCTCAGTTGTAACATCTTGACTACCACTATTTTAGGAAATTTGGTAGGTTCATCTTCATAACAACTTTTTCTCTGATGTATTCTCCCTCCTACTTTGGTAAATAGCATCAACTTTTCCAATCATTCATCCAAATCCTCTCTGAGATTTGAGTTTCTTTTTGTATTCCTATGTATGTGTATATGCATGTAAGCGGATAGAGAATGGGAAATGTCTTGCTTGTTTGGTGGAGTTGTTGCAAATTTCAACCCTGAAGTAAAGAAGGATCAAAATATACCGTATTGGTGAACTATTTGGCACTCTTTTTGCTTTCAGCCTTACCTTCGTTCATTTTCTACATACCATGTGAATTGAGTCATTCCATATTTTACATCATTCCTTGATCTTGcctctaaaataaataaataaaaggcaaAGAACTTGAGTTTGGTCCGGTTGATACATGACATCATCCCTTGAGATGAACAGGGTAATAggattattgttattattcttCTATTTTAGGCCATTCATGTCCTTCAATGCTGAAGGGATGAAACAGAGACTATTTCATGATGTCAAatggagaaaatagaaaatgtcaGCAACTTGAAAGTCATGGCTCACAATGAGAAGTTCATGTCAGGGCAAGAGCAATCAATTCATTATGAACTCTAGTAGATGATATGGAAAGAAGGGCGAAATAGAGGTTGTAGTTTTAAGAGGTTGGTTAGTCCAATTTTTTTATCTGATTCTTTTTGTCAAATACACCCAGGTAATTGAGCGCTGTAAACTATTTCTGTTTTCAAGTACAACAGTGTACCCTTCATGGAATGCCTTTGCTGGTGAATCACATCTCTCTGCATGACTTGATGGCTGGAGAAGAAAATCATTATAATTAGGGGAGGTGGCGGCTCAAACTTTGCAATTTCCaaggattttaaatttatgacttGGTTTTCGCAACATTTGAAGAATCCAGTAGAGATGATTACAGTGGCATCCAGTGAACGCAGGCATATTTGATCAGATACTGGGATGGATGTTCTGCTTTGCTCTTGTTTGTAACTTTGATGTGTTGAAAGAGGACCAAtttctgataaaaataaataaataaataaataagaaggaTTGgacaataaataaacaagagaTTGACTTTGGAACTCCAAATTATGTCATCTAAATTTCTAGCATAGATGATGAGATCTCACAGAAACCTAAGCACTATTCCTCCCATTCTTGAAAGGAGCTTGAATTCGCCTTGATCTTCAAAGCTACTTAAAAAGGGCCTTCTGAAACCGTCtctattttgtaaaacaattttgaaaacaaatttttgttagaagttaaaaaaggaaagggaaaattTAAACACAGCCATCAGATGTCTCTCCACACCTTGCTAGTATTTTACTctttcatatataaataattgtaaaaagGTTAATTACTTCTAATCCTCAAGTCCTTACAACCATCAAAcctattgtggaccccgcatttcagttcatgcgttttccactcgatggcaaactcgacttttgtttaaaaatgattttatttattaaaaaataacttgtagtcgttacttatttttattttatttttaagagggtaaacaaaataagaaagaaaactctaagtgtgactccttattttgaaaaagatagtctgtgaaaaactggatcgggcacgggggttaggttacttatcaggaaggtacggtaaagaccatagcacccctctaagtccctaaagttggatctctactaataagatgaaGTTGACGTGataatcaataggaaaatcaacgGATACTCAAATCGACCATGCACacatgggaatcaaaacatgcatagagaatgaccagaatGGGAAGAGATACATACCTGGGCCACAAACGAGCAATGCGCTATTATAAAAATGGGGTCAGTGTATaataaagagcacaaaacatatcacatgcgtcaccaaatagaaattaaaactgtttgagggaaaactggatttttgaaatttatttgaaaattggagttttagagattatttggaaattggatttttagaaattaaatataagaatgagaattttagaaattaaatttgaaaagaattggaatttcagataactaaatttgggaatcggaattttaaagaattatttaaagatggaat from Vitis riparia cultivar Riparia Gloire de Montpellier isolate 1030 chromosome 8, EGFV_Vit.rip_1.0, whole genome shotgun sequence includes the following:
- the LOC117920352 gene encoding transcription factor MYB3R-3 codes for the protein MADVKLEEECCVENKQLVTASSSSLSEGSGSVTVKSPGICSPATTSPSHRRTTGPIRRAKGGWTPQEDDTLRTAVAYFKGKSWKKIAEFFPDRSEVQCLHRWQKVLNPELVKGPWTQEEDDKITELVSKYGPTKWSVIAKSLPGRIGKQCRERWHNHLNPDIKKDAWTLEEELALMNAHSKHGNKWAEIAKVLPGRTDNSIKNHWNSSLKKKLDFYLATGKLPPVVKSGFQNGAKDTNRTNAPGKLLGCSNKGSESTAQTSSGTTDLCKLEEDSKDQLESSAPLQDAGVSLSVPPNESADSEDAQCKPYLSKIDCSRGNSESILRFEKCRINGNIDESKVVGTPLQLGIPTYDSLYYEPPRLESCVPLDSDLISKCWMQYECDTSPFMSPISFFTPPCVKGSSLSMQSPESILKNAARTFPNTPSILRKRKTEAQTPLLPTKIGKADQEAVNDSFHASDEQERTGNSLEKSVSRDGSSCDSPACHGDNSIGLCNGKAFNASPPYRLRSKRTAVFKSVEKQLEFAFDREKCDGNTKSTEKGNSPVAEDCLRATKMGVT